The following are encoded together in the Actinoplanes sp. N902-109 genome:
- a CDS encoding SDR family oxidoreductase gives MDDLSGRVVIVTGSSSGIGAATARLLHEAGALPVLAARRADRITALAEELGGALAVPTDVSDPRQQQALVEATVRRHGRVDGLVANAGAGFHHRIEDIDPVAYLELLNLNVVSVVTAIQSVLPVMRRQGGGRIVTVSSGTTRMVLPGVGGYAASKSAVNMLTSVARAELADDHIDVSVVLPSITATEFGGGRYQAGVSPRPGMVVHSAEYVGRFILRALATGEERIDVPHGPEQDV, from the coding sequence ATGGATGATCTTTCCGGTCGCGTCGTCATCGTCACCGGCAGTTCCTCCGGCATCGGCGCGGCCACGGCCCGGTTGCTGCACGAGGCCGGCGCGCTGCCGGTGCTCGCCGCCCGCCGCGCCGACCGGATCACCGCCCTCGCCGAGGAGCTGGGCGGTGCGCTCGCGGTGCCCACCGACGTGAGCGACCCCCGGCAGCAGCAGGCGCTGGTCGAGGCCACGGTGCGCCGGCACGGCCGGGTGGACGGGCTGGTGGCCAACGCCGGGGCCGGCTTCCATCACCGGATCGAGGACATCGATCCGGTCGCGTACCTGGAGCTGCTGAACCTCAACGTCGTCAGCGTCGTGACCGCCATCCAGTCGGTGCTGCCGGTGATGCGCCGGCAGGGCGGTGGGCGCATCGTGACGGTCAGCTCCGGCACCACGCGCATGGTGCTGCCCGGGGTCGGCGGTTACGCGGCGTCGAAGTCCGCGGTCAACATGCTCACCTCGGTGGCCCGGGCAGAACTCGCGGACGACCACATCGACGTCTCCGTCGTGCTGCCCTCGATCACGGCCACCGAGTTCGGCGGCGGCCGCTACCAGGCCGGCGTGTCGCCGCGGCCGGGCATGGTCGTCCACAGTGCGGAGTACGTCGGGCGGTTCATCCTGCGGGCGCTGGCCACCGGGGAGGAGCGCATCGACGTCCCGCACGGCCCCGAGCAGGATGTCTGA
- a CDS encoding LuxR C-terminal-related transcriptional regulator has protein sequence MSIRVALRAPDPITVAGLITLLAGDPRVIVLDPAREIAADVLLTAGDPAGERTGAAAPAGTGEVRTTAPARTGAATAGERKDLPLVVIADEVTDVDVAALAERHRGVAVLPRRVATGGNLGQAVTAAAAGEVVTFGDAGTDAGFPLSGRELAVLRLVAEGYDTAEIAVRLGRSVRTVKAILRSITARERLRNRTHAVAYAIRAGVL, from the coding sequence GTGAGCATCCGAGTTGCCCTGCGTGCGCCCGACCCGATCACGGTGGCGGGACTGATCACCCTGCTGGCCGGCGACCCGCGGGTGATCGTGCTGGACCCCGCCCGCGAGATCGCCGCCGACGTGCTGCTCACGGCCGGGGACCCGGCCGGCGAGCGCACCGGAGCCGCCGCGCCGGCCGGCACCGGCGAGGTGCGGACCACCGCACCGGCCAGGACCGGCGCGGCAACGGCGGGCGAGCGCAAAGATCTGCCCCTGGTGGTGATCGCCGACGAGGTCACCGATGTGGACGTCGCGGCGCTGGCCGAGCGGCATCGCGGCGTCGCCGTCCTGCCCCGCCGGGTGGCCACCGGGGGAAATCTCGGGCAGGCCGTGACCGCCGCTGCGGCGGGTGAGGTGGTGACGTTCGGGGACGCCGGGACCGACGCCGGGTTTCCGCTGTCCGGGCGTGAGCTGGCCGTGTTGCGGCTGGTCGCGGAGGGCTACGACACTGCCGAGATCGCCGTACGGCTCGGCCGCTCCGTCCGTACGGTGAAGGCGATCCTGCGGTCGATCACCGCGCGTGAGAGGTTGCGCAACCGTACGCACGCGGTCGCGTACGCGATCCGGGCCGGCGTGCTGTGA
- a CDS encoding universal stress protein has product MSDLDKYRTEREARLGSRGNPQRRGPGINGYLGSSGSGAGAATAAPAEHHRRAGRSADGVVVVGVEEGPSSYPAVDQAAVEAALRGWKLRLVHVQRAGAGRHPEPTAGSRLLERLEERVHACSPAVPVSTRLVSGPAVPTLLDEARDATLLVVGHQHGAAAVLGGAGVGDRVAAQHNGPVLVVRVPGWPPGPDPARRPVVAGVAAVRRSTAAAGFALAEARARGCDLILLHAERNALPGDRTETVDGVRIRHRALPADPAQALIEASGRAAAVVVGRHGPTSLPGALLGPVSRAMVRGALCPVFLVG; this is encoded by the coding sequence ATGAGCGACCTCGACAAATATCGCACCGAACGCGAAGCCAGGCTGGGCAGCCGCGGCAACCCGCAGCGCCGCGGCCCCGGCATCAACGGCTACCTCGGCTCGTCGGGTTCGGGCGCCGGCGCAGCCACCGCGGCCCCCGCCGAGCACCACCGGCGGGCCGGCCGCTCCGCCGACGGCGTGGTTGTCGTCGGCGTCGAGGAAGGACCGAGCAGCTACCCCGCCGTGGACCAGGCGGCTGTCGAGGCGGCCCTGCGCGGCTGGAAGCTCCGCCTCGTCCACGTCCAGCGCGCCGGAGCCGGCCGGCACCCCGAGCCCACCGCCGGGAGCCGCCTGCTCGAACGCCTCGAGGAACGGGTGCACGCCTGCTCACCCGCGGTGCCGGTGAGCACCCGCCTGGTGTCCGGCCCCGCCGTACCCACCCTGCTCGACGAGGCCCGCGACGCCACCCTGCTGGTGGTCGGCCACCAGCACGGCGCCGCGGCGGTGCTCGGCGGCGCCGGGGTCGGCGACCGGGTGGCGGCCCAGCACAACGGCCCGGTCCTGGTGGTCCGCGTCCCCGGCTGGCCACCCGGCCCCGACCCGGCCCGCCGGCCCGTCGTCGCCGGCGTCGCCGCGGTGCGCCGCAGCACCGCAGCCGCCGGCTTCGCCCTGGCCGAGGCCCGCGCCCGCGGCTGCGACCTCATCCTCCTGCACGCCGAACGCAACGCTCTCCCCGGCGACCGCACCGAGACCGTCGACGGCGTCCGCATCCGCCATCGGGCCCTCCCCGCCGACCCGGCCCAGGCCCTCATCGAAGCCTCCGGCCGGGCCGCTGCCGTCGTGGTCGGCCGGCACGGGCCCACCTCCCTGCCCGGCGCGCTGCTGGGCCCGGTGAGCCGGGCCATGGTCCGCGGCGCGCTCTGCCCGGTGTTCCTGGTGGGCTGA
- a CDS encoding TIGR03619 family F420-dependent LLM class oxidoreductase: MDVGIAIPHYGPALSNAADLRRFAVEAERLGYTTLWCGDRLFLPTDLQGDYPGTDYPIYAERGNRFADPLTVVGSLAAVTTQIRFNFSTLNAPLHHPVILARALTTLDFLSDGRLDAGFGLGWMRDEYDTLGLPWDQRGARLDDLLSFLEAWWTTNPVEYKGLGWSFPRSAVGLRPVQPGGPPIYLAGVTERALQRAGRRATGWLTFDAIPPEVRTTMWTTVQDAAAEAGRDPRQLRQMVRVNGEPGESLDHIAERLARLADEGVHEALVDFFFTFTTMAEFLSAAERIAELKPR; encoded by the coding sequence ATGGATGTAGGAATCGCAATCCCGCACTACGGACCGGCCCTGTCGAACGCCGCCGACCTGAGGCGCTTCGCCGTCGAGGCCGAGCGCCTCGGATACACCACCCTCTGGTGCGGTGACCGGCTCTTCCTGCCGACCGACCTGCAGGGCGACTACCCCGGCACCGACTACCCGATCTACGCCGAGCGGGGCAACCGCTTCGCCGACCCGCTGACCGTGGTGGGCAGCCTCGCCGCGGTGACGACGCAGATCCGGTTCAACTTCAGCACGCTGAACGCGCCGCTGCATCACCCGGTGATCCTGGCCCGCGCGCTGACCACGCTCGACTTCCTCAGCGACGGCCGCCTCGACGCGGGCTTCGGGCTGGGCTGGATGCGGGACGAGTACGACACCCTCGGCCTGCCCTGGGACCAGCGGGGCGCCCGGCTCGACGATCTGCTGTCCTTCCTGGAAGCCTGGTGGACCACCAACCCGGTGGAGTACAAGGGCCTCGGCTGGTCGTTCCCGCGCTCCGCGGTCGGCCTGCGCCCGGTGCAGCCGGGCGGCCCGCCGATCTACCTGGCCGGGGTGACCGAGCGGGCCCTGCAGCGGGCCGGACGACGGGCCACCGGCTGGCTGACCTTCGACGCGATCCCGCCGGAGGTCCGCACCACCATGTGGACGACGGTGCAGGACGCCGCAGCGGAGGCCGGACGGGACCCGCGGCAGCTGCGGCAGATGGTCCGGGTCAACGGCGAGCCCGGCGAATCCCTCGACCACATCGCCGAGCGGCTGGCCCGGCTCGCCGACGAGGGCGTGCACGAGGCCCTCGTCGACTTCTTCTTCACCTTCACCACCATGGCGGAATTCCTGTCGGCGGCCGAACGCATCGCCGAGCTCAAGCCGCGCTAG
- a CDS encoding glycoside hydrolase family 15 protein codes for MTSSLVAGLLGIATVTAMSGGPGLPPAPAGEAAPAPGATPASGAAPASRVALAPGAALAVPGALASGAAPASRVALASGAAPGAPGVDEQYLPADKSGLGTTTTTASRVWFTVQKEGGLGEVYYPTVGSPSTRALEFVVADRRGHAVRANAAATVRTTLIDERSLSYRQTFTERAHRWHLTTTYTSDPARSTVLINVSFTGRGYDLFTVYDPALANTRAGDSGRTAGSTLVATDGSTASALVASPAFTATSNGFRGVSDGWTDLLTDGRMDWHYQSTGDGNLVQTAAINPHTTLALGFGTPATAAATARASLRRGFGAVARDYAYGWHRYLGTLRNPPHGSDPRLYRVSVMVLAASEDKTHRGAYVAAPAMPWAFGRDDPSGPYHLVWSRDLYQIATALIAAGDVAGAGRALDFLFGAQQQQPDGSFPQNSQVDGTPVWGGLQLDEVALPIVLAGQLHRTGPSTWQHVRRAADFLTGFTQDGNRAPWSPQERWENQSGYSPATIAAGIAGLVCAADIARANGDPAAAQRYLATADDWRAHVKDWTVTSTGPYSPKPYFLRLTKDGNPDAGTTYTIGDSGPSDVDQRRVVDPSFLDLVRLGVLPPDDPAVVNSTHVVDAQLGVPTARGFFWHRASFDGYGEKLDGSQWDYGFPDDSLITRGRAWPLLNGERGEYDLARGHVGAARAQLATMARSAGPGSLLPEQVWDNQGPGVPGTPTFSATPLAWTHAQYVRLAVDTAAGRVLEQPAVVAKRYLRPGG; via the coding sequence GTGACGTCCTCCCTCGTCGCCGGGCTCCTCGGCATCGCAACGGTCACCGCCATGAGCGGCGGGCCCGGTCTCCCGCCCGCTCCCGCCGGGGAAGCAGCACCCGCCCCGGGAGCCACGCCCGCCTCCGGGGCTGCGCCGGCCTCGCGGGTGGCGCTCGCCCCGGGCGCCGCGCTCGCTGTGCCGGGCGCGCTCGCCTCCGGGGCCGCGCCGGCCTCGCGGGTGGCGCTCGCCTCCGGGGCCGCGCCGGGTGCACCCGGGGTGGACGAGCAGTACCTTCCCGCGGACAAGTCCGGCCTCGGCACGACCACCACGACCGCCAGCCGGGTGTGGTTCACGGTGCAGAAGGAAGGTGGGCTCGGCGAGGTCTACTACCCGACCGTCGGCTCCCCCAGCACCCGCGCCCTCGAGTTCGTGGTCGCCGACCGCCGCGGGCACGCCGTCCGGGCGAACGCGGCAGCCACGGTCCGCACCACGCTCATCGACGAGCGCAGTCTCAGCTACCGGCAGACGTTCACCGAACGAGCCCACCGGTGGCACCTCACCACGACATACACCAGTGATCCCGCCCGATCCACTGTGTTGATCAACGTATCGTTCACCGGCCGCGGCTACGACCTCTTCACCGTGTACGACCCGGCCCTGGCCAACACCCGCGCCGGCGACAGCGGCCGCACGGCCGGGAGCACGCTCGTCGCCACGGACGGCTCGACGGCCAGTGCGCTGGTCGCCTCGCCCGCCTTCACCGCCACCTCCAACGGTTTCCGCGGCGTGAGCGACGGCTGGACGGACCTGTTGACCGACGGACGCATGGACTGGCACTACCAGTCGACAGGTGACGGCAATCTCGTCCAGACGGCCGCGATCAACCCGCACACCACCCTCGCGCTCGGGTTCGGCACCCCGGCGACGGCGGCGGCCACCGCACGGGCGTCGCTGCGGCGCGGATTCGGTGCGGTGGCGCGCGATTATGCGTACGGATGGCACCGGTATCTCGGCACGCTGCGCAACCCGCCGCACGGCAGCGACCCGCGGCTCTATCGCGTGTCGGTGATGGTGCTGGCAGCGAGCGAGGACAAGACGCACCGCGGGGCGTACGTCGCGGCGCCCGCGATGCCGTGGGCGTTCGGCCGCGACGACCCGTCGGGGCCCTACCACCTGGTGTGGTCGCGCGACCTGTACCAGATCGCCACCGCGCTGATCGCCGCCGGTGACGTCGCCGGGGCGGGCCGGGCGCTGGACTTCCTGTTCGGGGCGCAGCAGCAGCAGCCGGACGGCTCGTTCCCGCAGAATTCCCAGGTCGACGGCACACCGGTGTGGGGCGGCCTGCAGCTGGACGAGGTCGCGTTGCCGATCGTACTGGCCGGTCAACTGCACCGCACCGGTCCGTCGACCTGGCAGCACGTCCGGCGCGCCGCGGACTTCCTGACCGGCTTCACCCAGGACGGCAACCGCGCGCCGTGGTCGCCGCAGGAGCGCTGGGAGAACCAGTCGGGCTACTCCCCCGCCACCATCGCCGCCGGGATCGCGGGCCTGGTCTGCGCCGCTGACATCGCCCGCGCCAACGGGGACCCGGCCGCGGCGCAGCGTTACCTGGCCACCGCCGACGACTGGCGGGCACACGTCAAGGACTGGACGGTGACCAGCACCGGGCCGTACTCGCCGAAGCCCTATTTCCTGCGCCTGACCAAGGACGGCAACCCGGACGCCGGCACCACCTACACCATCGGCGACAGCGGCCCGTCCGACGTCGACCAGCGCCGGGTGGTCGACCCCAGCTTCCTCGACCTGGTACGGCTGGGCGTCCTGCCGCCCGACGACCCCGCCGTCGTCAACTCGACCCACGTCGTCGACGCTCAACTCGGCGTGCCCACCGCCCGTGGCTTCTTCTGGCACCGCGCCTCCTTCGACGGCTACGGCGAGAAGCTCGACGGCAGTCAGTGGGACTACGGTTTCCCCGACGACTCGCTCATCACCCGTGGCCGTGCGTGGCCCCTGCTCAACGGCGAACGCGGCGAGTACGACCTCGCCCGCGGCCACGTCGGTGCGGCCCGGGCCCAACTGGCCACGATGGCCCGCAGTGCCGGACCCGGATCCCTGCTGCCCGAGCAGGTCTGGGACAACCAGGGCCCGGGCGTCCCCGGCACCCCCACGTTCTCGGCCACCCCGCTGGCCTGGACGCACGCCCAGTACGTCCGCCTCGCCGTGGACACCGCCGCCGGCCGGGTCCTGGAGCAACCGGCCGTCGTCGCCAAGCGCTATCTCCGGCCCGGAGGCTGA